A window from Zonotrichia albicollis isolate bZonAlb1 chromosome 8, bZonAlb1.hap1, whole genome shotgun sequence encodes these proteins:
- the SWT1 gene encoding transcriptional protein SWT1 isoform X1, with translation MSKKKLKKRSGKEVSLDGQDDKNSEDTRSYKHTAKEETEHQRSKPEKNGHEKKRHRSSRAFDDADGRSQEKSPKRSKTPDGSSIHTERQKKIVIQFKAKEIKHGKTTRIPDVVTASKERSRSDGREGKRLWHSFELQRDKALKKKREKAELCKLKLKAEQTMVEKFKSSVYEIPHKKAEGSKKWSEGFRIPKKPPDSSAGTGHGDRPAIKEPSVLSSLWEEEEEEEEEEYKDFAEKKRHTSKHRSSHSPCETPPRLDSWKHKKHSPGSPKAPEHPGAKEGDLEATALCFKQNVEGLCTSDSYQGGEVRKPVPVPKSSEDFPPLQDSQNTETDQEMQIAEDLHVARVEKRMALSVVQTCGELTSMEIDLPEQDLNTSAGAFSSGLNILVVIDTNIMISHLEFVRSLKSEDIPGVDRLALIIPWVVLQELDNLKKGKMLQHVRDKAIPAVQFIYKCLKNQDSKLWGQSMQLASQKMYGLSDENNDDRVLQCCLQYQKLFPQALVVLCTDDKNLCNKAIVSEVKAFCKADLVTALQNVNVNRPQNSEELQQPKQDTEFGKTRADAGFTAQFPNVLPDLEKNLGEALSCILETEMKLAFGNLWMEILYLKPPWTLANLLKCYKKHWMAVFGYIVPRSLLSSIECLSKHLYADKPFDSSTVCVLLQESKNLLHAFSCRSDYNGVLPQAYAEVAKLCETLGGVRADSEQDLSEDIMVLSENAACEKMEATMPNLQSTEEKEPQPSFHVAQENRHQEIWSVLEGVWNTMNLYSIELFQKLDPSAVTMAGKALFEEAFLGLQKLLAAVKDIREGIGRILTPTSSFQDIWTLYNFLRRHEINNSLKFTAEELYECVSQELYRERLEVGCCQLAQLEQTLEQCQASVHREAESRGWL, from the exons aactcTGAAGACACAAGATCTTACAAGCACACTGCAAAAGAAGAAACAGAACATCAGAG GTCCAAaccagagaaaaatgggcacGAGAAGAAGCGACACAGAAGTTCTCGTGCTTTTGATGATGCAGATGGAAGATCCCAGGAAAAATCTCCAAAGAGAAGCAAAACCCCAGATGGTTCTTCAATTCATactgaaaggcagaagaaaatAGTGATCCAGTTTAAAGCCAAAGAAATCAAACATGGCAAAACCACCCGCATTCCTGATGTGGTGActgccagcaaggaaagaaGTCGCTCTgatggaagagaaggaaaaaggctctggcacagctttGAGCTTCAGAGGGACAAGgcactgaagaaaaagagagagaaagctgAACTCTGTAAGCTCAAGCTAAAAGCAGAACAAACTATGGTAGAAAAGTTTAAGTCCTCTGTGTATGAGATACCACATAAAAAGGCAGAGGGCTCAAAAAAGTGGAGTGAGGGtttcagaattcccaaaaagccacctgacagctctgcagggactgGGCATGGTGACAGACCTGCCATTAAGGAGCCAAGTGTATTATCTAGCCTctgggaagaagaggaggaggaggaggaagaagaataTAAGGACTTTGCTGAGAAAAAGAGGCACACAAGTAAACACAGATCATCACACTCCCCATGTGAAACTCCACCACGACTGGACTCTTGGAAGCACAAGAAACACAGCCCCGGTTCTCCAAAAGCTCCTGAGCACCCAGGAGCTAAAGAAGGAGACTTGGAAGCCACAGCATTGTGTTTTAAGCAG AATGTTGAGGGCCTCTGCACATCTGACTCCTACCAGGGAGGTGAAGTCAGAAAGCCTGTGCCTGTCCCAAAG AGCTCTGAAGACTTTCCACCCCTTCAAGACAGTCAGAACACAGAAACAGACCAAGAG ATGCAGATAGCTGAAGACTTGCACGTTGCTCGTGTGGAGAAGAGGATGGCCCTGTCTGTAGTACAGACCTGTGGAGAACTTACAAGCATGGAGATAGATCTTCCAGAACAGGATTTAAATACTTCCGCTG GGGCTTTTAGTTCTGGTCTGAACATCCTAGTGGTGATTGACACAAATATAATGATTAGTCACCTTGAGTTTGTGAGATCCCTGAAATCTGAGGATATACCAG GAGTTGATAGACTTGCCTTAATCATTCCCTGGGTCGTCCTACAAGAGCTGGACAACTTGAAGAAGGGGAAAATGTTGCAGCATGTTCGGGACAAAGCTATCCCTGCAGTGCAGTTCATCTACAAGTGTCTCAAGAACCAGGATTCCAAACTGTGGGGGCAATCCATGCAGCTGGCTTCTCAAAAAATGT ATGGGCTGAGTGACGAGAACAACGATGACCGagtcctgcagtgctgcctgcagtaccagaagctcttcccacaagCTCTTGTTGTCCTCTGCAC GGATGATAAAAATCTGTGTAATAAAGCCATTGTGAGTGAGGTCAAGGCATTCTGCAAAGCTGATCTGGTCACTGCTCTGCAGAATGTGAATGTAAACAGGCCCCAGAactctgaggagctgcagcagccaaagcAGG ATACAGAATTTGGGAAGACAAGAGCTGATGCTGGTTTTACTGCACAATTCCCAAATGTGCTTCCAGACCTTGAAAAGAACTTAGGAGAAGCTTTGTCTTGTATTTTGGAGACTGAAATGAAACTTGCATTTGGAAACCTGTGGATGGAG ATCCTGTATCTGAAGCCACCATGGACCTTAGCAAACCTGCTGAAATGTTATAAAAAACACTGGATGGCTGTTTTTGGTTATATAGTGCCAAGGAGTTTACTTTCAAGCATTGAATGTCTTTCTAAACACCTTTATGCAG ATAAACCATTTGACTCCTCAACAGTGTGTGTCCTACTCCAGGAATCCAAAAACTTGCTCCATGCTTTCAGCTGCAGGTCAGACTACAACGGTGTCCTGCCCCAGGCTTATGCTGAAGTGGCAAAACTCTGTGAGACCCTCGGGGGG GTGAGGGCAGACAGTGAGCAGGATTTATCAGAAGACATCATGGTTCTTTCAGAAAATGCTGCGTGTGAAAAAATGGAAGCCACGATGCCCAATCTGCAAAGCACTGAGGAAAAGGAGCCACAACCCAGCTTTCATGTGGCTCAGGAAAACAGGCACCAGGAAATCTGGTCAGTCCTGGAAGGTGTTTGGAACACCATGAACTTGTACAG TATTGAGCTGTTCCAGAAGCTGGACCCCAGTGCAGTGACCATGGCTGGCAAGGCCTTGTTTGAGGAGGCTTTTCTGGGCCTGCagaagctgctggcagcagtgaaGGACATCCGTGAGGGCATTGGCAG aattttAACCCCAACCAGCAGTTTCCAAGATATTTGGACCCTCTATAACTTCCTCAGAAGACATGAG ATCAATAACAGTCTGAAGTTCACTGCTGAGGAGCTGTATGAATGTGTTTCACAGGAGCTCTACAG GGAGAGGCTGGAAgtgggctgctgccagctggcacagctggagcagacGCTGGAGCAGTGCCAGGCGTCCGTGCACAGGGAGGCCGAGAGCCGGGGCTGGCTCTGA
- the SWT1 gene encoding transcriptional protein SWT1 isoform X2, protein MSKKKLKKRSGKEVSLDGQDDKNSEDTRSYKHTAKEETEHQRSKPEKNGHEKKRHRSSRAFDDADGRSQEKSPKRSKTPDGSSIHTERQKKIVIQFKAKEIKHGKTTRIPDVVTASKERSRSDGREGKRLWHSFELQRDKALKKKREKAELCKLKLKAEQTMVEKFKSSVYEIPHKKAEGSKKWSEGFRIPKKPPDSSAGTGHGDRPAIKEPSVLSSLWEEEEEEEEEEYKDFAEKKRHTSKHRSSHSPCETPPRLDSWKHKKHSPGSPKAPEHPGAKEGDLEATALCFKQNVEGLCTSDSYQGGEVRKPVPVPKSSEDFPPLQDSQNTETDQEMQIAEDLHVARVEKRMALSVVQTCGELTSMEIDLPEQDLNTSAGAFSSGLNILVVIDTNIMISHLEFVRSLKSEDIPGVDRLALIIPWVVLQELDNLKKGKMLQHVRDKAIPAVQFIYKCLKNQDSKLWGQSMQLASQKMYGLSDENNDDRVLQCCLQYQKLFPQALVVLCTDDKNLCNKAIVSEVKAFCKADLVTALQNVNVNRPQNSEELQQPKQDTEFGKTRADAGFTAQFPNVLPDLEKNLGEALSCILETEMKLAFGNLWMEILYLKPPWTLANLLKCYKKHWMAVFGYIVPRSLLSSIECLSKHLYADKPFDSSTVCVLLQESKNLLHAFSCRSDYNGVLPQAYAEVAKLCETLGGVRADSEQDLSEDIMVLSENAACEKMEATMPNLQSTEEKEPQPSFHVAQENRHQEICIELFQKLDPSAVTMAGKALFEEAFLGLQKLLAAVKDIREGIGRILTPTSSFQDIWTLYNFLRRHEINNSLKFTAEELYECVSQELYRERLEVGCCQLAQLEQTLEQCQASVHREAESRGWL, encoded by the exons aactcTGAAGACACAAGATCTTACAAGCACACTGCAAAAGAAGAAACAGAACATCAGAG GTCCAAaccagagaaaaatgggcacGAGAAGAAGCGACACAGAAGTTCTCGTGCTTTTGATGATGCAGATGGAAGATCCCAGGAAAAATCTCCAAAGAGAAGCAAAACCCCAGATGGTTCTTCAATTCATactgaaaggcagaagaaaatAGTGATCCAGTTTAAAGCCAAAGAAATCAAACATGGCAAAACCACCCGCATTCCTGATGTGGTGActgccagcaaggaaagaaGTCGCTCTgatggaagagaaggaaaaaggctctggcacagctttGAGCTTCAGAGGGACAAGgcactgaagaaaaagagagagaaagctgAACTCTGTAAGCTCAAGCTAAAAGCAGAACAAACTATGGTAGAAAAGTTTAAGTCCTCTGTGTATGAGATACCACATAAAAAGGCAGAGGGCTCAAAAAAGTGGAGTGAGGGtttcagaattcccaaaaagccacctgacagctctgcagggactgGGCATGGTGACAGACCTGCCATTAAGGAGCCAAGTGTATTATCTAGCCTctgggaagaagaggaggaggaggaggaagaagaataTAAGGACTTTGCTGAGAAAAAGAGGCACACAAGTAAACACAGATCATCACACTCCCCATGTGAAACTCCACCACGACTGGACTCTTGGAAGCACAAGAAACACAGCCCCGGTTCTCCAAAAGCTCCTGAGCACCCAGGAGCTAAAGAAGGAGACTTGGAAGCCACAGCATTGTGTTTTAAGCAG AATGTTGAGGGCCTCTGCACATCTGACTCCTACCAGGGAGGTGAAGTCAGAAAGCCTGTGCCTGTCCCAAAG AGCTCTGAAGACTTTCCACCCCTTCAAGACAGTCAGAACACAGAAACAGACCAAGAG ATGCAGATAGCTGAAGACTTGCACGTTGCTCGTGTGGAGAAGAGGATGGCCCTGTCTGTAGTACAGACCTGTGGAGAACTTACAAGCATGGAGATAGATCTTCCAGAACAGGATTTAAATACTTCCGCTG GGGCTTTTAGTTCTGGTCTGAACATCCTAGTGGTGATTGACACAAATATAATGATTAGTCACCTTGAGTTTGTGAGATCCCTGAAATCTGAGGATATACCAG GAGTTGATAGACTTGCCTTAATCATTCCCTGGGTCGTCCTACAAGAGCTGGACAACTTGAAGAAGGGGAAAATGTTGCAGCATGTTCGGGACAAAGCTATCCCTGCAGTGCAGTTCATCTACAAGTGTCTCAAGAACCAGGATTCCAAACTGTGGGGGCAATCCATGCAGCTGGCTTCTCAAAAAATGT ATGGGCTGAGTGACGAGAACAACGATGACCGagtcctgcagtgctgcctgcagtaccagaagctcttcccacaagCTCTTGTTGTCCTCTGCAC GGATGATAAAAATCTGTGTAATAAAGCCATTGTGAGTGAGGTCAAGGCATTCTGCAAAGCTGATCTGGTCACTGCTCTGCAGAATGTGAATGTAAACAGGCCCCAGAactctgaggagctgcagcagccaaagcAGG ATACAGAATTTGGGAAGACAAGAGCTGATGCTGGTTTTACTGCACAATTCCCAAATGTGCTTCCAGACCTTGAAAAGAACTTAGGAGAAGCTTTGTCTTGTATTTTGGAGACTGAAATGAAACTTGCATTTGGAAACCTGTGGATGGAG ATCCTGTATCTGAAGCCACCATGGACCTTAGCAAACCTGCTGAAATGTTATAAAAAACACTGGATGGCTGTTTTTGGTTATATAGTGCCAAGGAGTTTACTTTCAAGCATTGAATGTCTTTCTAAACACCTTTATGCAG ATAAACCATTTGACTCCTCAACAGTGTGTGTCCTACTCCAGGAATCCAAAAACTTGCTCCATGCTTTCAGCTGCAGGTCAGACTACAACGGTGTCCTGCCCCAGGCTTATGCTGAAGTGGCAAAACTCTGTGAGACCCTCGGGGGG GTGAGGGCAGACAGTGAGCAGGATTTATCAGAAGACATCATGGTTCTTTCAGAAAATGCTGCGTGTGAAAAAATGGAAGCCACGATGCCCAATCTGCAAAGCACTGAGGAAAAGGAGCCACAACCCAGCTTTCATGTGGCTCAGGAAAACAGGCACCAGGAAATCTG TATTGAGCTGTTCCAGAAGCTGGACCCCAGTGCAGTGACCATGGCTGGCAAGGCCTTGTTTGAGGAGGCTTTTCTGGGCCTGCagaagctgctggcagcagtgaaGGACATCCGTGAGGGCATTGGCAG aattttAACCCCAACCAGCAGTTTCCAAGATATTTGGACCCTCTATAACTTCCTCAGAAGACATGAG ATCAATAACAGTCTGAAGTTCACTGCTGAGGAGCTGTATGAATGTGTTTCACAGGAGCTCTACAG GGAGAGGCTGGAAgtgggctgctgccagctggcacagctggagcagacGCTGGAGCAGTGCCAGGCGTCCGTGCACAGGGAGGCCGAGAGCCGGGGCTGGCTCTGA
- the SWT1 gene encoding transcriptional protein SWT1 isoform X3 yields the protein MSKKKLKKRSGKEVSLDGQDDKNSEDTRSYKHTAKEETEHQRSKPEKNGHEKKRHRSSRAFDDADGRSQEKSPKRSKTPDGSSIHTERQKKIVIQFKAKEIKHGKTTRIPDVVTASKERSRSDGREGKRLWHSFELQRDKALKKKREKAELCKLKLKAEQTMVEKFKSSVYEIPHKKAEGSKKWSEGFRIPKKPPDSSAGTGHGDRPAIKEPSVLSSLWEEEEEEEEEEYKDFAEKKRHTSKHRSSHSPCETPPRLDSWKHKKHSPGSPKAPEHPGAKEGDLEATALCFKQNVEGLCTSDSYQGGEVRKPVPVPKSSEDFPPLQDSQNTETDQEMQIAEDLHVARVEKRMALSVVQTCGELTSMEIDLPEQDLNTSAGAFSSGLNILVVIDTNIMISHLEFVRSLKSEDIPGVDRLALIIPWVVLQELDNLKKGKMLQHVRDKAIPAVQFIYKCLKNQDSKLWGQSMQLASQKMYGLSDENNDDRVLQCCLQYQKLFPQALVVLCTDDKNLCNKAIVSEVKAFCKADLVTALQNVNVNRPQNSEELQQPKQDTEFGKTRADAGFTAQFPNVLPDLEKNLGEALSCILETEMKLAFGNLWMEILYLKPPWTLANLLKCYKKHWMAVFGYIVPRSLLSSIECLSKHLYADKPFDSSTVCVLLQESKNLLHAFSCRSDYNGVLPQAYAEVAKLCETLGGKMLRVKKWKPRCPICKALRKRSHNPAFMWLRKTGTRKSGQSWKVFGTP from the exons aactcTGAAGACACAAGATCTTACAAGCACACTGCAAAAGAAGAAACAGAACATCAGAG GTCCAAaccagagaaaaatgggcacGAGAAGAAGCGACACAGAAGTTCTCGTGCTTTTGATGATGCAGATGGAAGATCCCAGGAAAAATCTCCAAAGAGAAGCAAAACCCCAGATGGTTCTTCAATTCATactgaaaggcagaagaaaatAGTGATCCAGTTTAAAGCCAAAGAAATCAAACATGGCAAAACCACCCGCATTCCTGATGTGGTGActgccagcaaggaaagaaGTCGCTCTgatggaagagaaggaaaaaggctctggcacagctttGAGCTTCAGAGGGACAAGgcactgaagaaaaagagagagaaagctgAACTCTGTAAGCTCAAGCTAAAAGCAGAACAAACTATGGTAGAAAAGTTTAAGTCCTCTGTGTATGAGATACCACATAAAAAGGCAGAGGGCTCAAAAAAGTGGAGTGAGGGtttcagaattcccaaaaagccacctgacagctctgcagggactgGGCATGGTGACAGACCTGCCATTAAGGAGCCAAGTGTATTATCTAGCCTctgggaagaagaggaggaggaggaggaagaagaataTAAGGACTTTGCTGAGAAAAAGAGGCACACAAGTAAACACAGATCATCACACTCCCCATGTGAAACTCCACCACGACTGGACTCTTGGAAGCACAAGAAACACAGCCCCGGTTCTCCAAAAGCTCCTGAGCACCCAGGAGCTAAAGAAGGAGACTTGGAAGCCACAGCATTGTGTTTTAAGCAG AATGTTGAGGGCCTCTGCACATCTGACTCCTACCAGGGAGGTGAAGTCAGAAAGCCTGTGCCTGTCCCAAAG AGCTCTGAAGACTTTCCACCCCTTCAAGACAGTCAGAACACAGAAACAGACCAAGAG ATGCAGATAGCTGAAGACTTGCACGTTGCTCGTGTGGAGAAGAGGATGGCCCTGTCTGTAGTACAGACCTGTGGAGAACTTACAAGCATGGAGATAGATCTTCCAGAACAGGATTTAAATACTTCCGCTG GGGCTTTTAGTTCTGGTCTGAACATCCTAGTGGTGATTGACACAAATATAATGATTAGTCACCTTGAGTTTGTGAGATCCCTGAAATCTGAGGATATACCAG GAGTTGATAGACTTGCCTTAATCATTCCCTGGGTCGTCCTACAAGAGCTGGACAACTTGAAGAAGGGGAAAATGTTGCAGCATGTTCGGGACAAAGCTATCCCTGCAGTGCAGTTCATCTACAAGTGTCTCAAGAACCAGGATTCCAAACTGTGGGGGCAATCCATGCAGCTGGCTTCTCAAAAAATGT ATGGGCTGAGTGACGAGAACAACGATGACCGagtcctgcagtgctgcctgcagtaccagaagctcttcccacaagCTCTTGTTGTCCTCTGCAC GGATGATAAAAATCTGTGTAATAAAGCCATTGTGAGTGAGGTCAAGGCATTCTGCAAAGCTGATCTGGTCACTGCTCTGCAGAATGTGAATGTAAACAGGCCCCAGAactctgaggagctgcagcagccaaagcAGG ATACAGAATTTGGGAAGACAAGAGCTGATGCTGGTTTTACTGCACAATTCCCAAATGTGCTTCCAGACCTTGAAAAGAACTTAGGAGAAGCTTTGTCTTGTATTTTGGAGACTGAAATGAAACTTGCATTTGGAAACCTGTGGATGGAG ATCCTGTATCTGAAGCCACCATGGACCTTAGCAAACCTGCTGAAATGTTATAAAAAACACTGGATGGCTGTTTTTGGTTATATAGTGCCAAGGAGTTTACTTTCAAGCATTGAATGTCTTTCTAAACACCTTTATGCAG ATAAACCATTTGACTCCTCAACAGTGTGTGTCCTACTCCAGGAATCCAAAAACTTGCTCCATGCTTTCAGCTGCAGGTCAGACTACAACGGTGTCCTGCCCCAGGCTTATGCTGAAGTGGCAAAACTCTGTGAGACCCTCGGGGGG AAAATGCTGCGTGTGAAAAAATGGAAGCCACGATGCCCAATCTGCAAAGCACTGAGGAAAAGGAGCCACAACCCAGCTTTCATGTGGCTCAGGAAAACAGGCACCAGGAAATCTGGTCAGTCCTGGAAGGTGTTTGGAACACCATGA